The Deltaproteobacteria bacterium region GAGCTGGCCTCCGGACTCCTCTTCTCCGAGGGCATCATCGAGAGCGCCGCCGAGCTGAAGGGCGTCGAGCGCTGCGGGCCTCCCGCCGCCGGGAGGAGCGAGAGCAACGTGGTGAAGGTGAGCCTCTCGCCCGAGGCCGAGATCGATCCGGTGCGGCTGCAGCGCAACCTGATCTCGTCGTCGGCCTGCGGGGTCTGCGGCAAGGCCAGCCTGGAGGCGGTGGTGCCCGCCGAGCCGGTGGGGCCGGTGCCGGCGGGGCCGCGCCTGTCGGCGGCGACGATCCAGGCCTGGCCCGCCCGCCTGCGCGAGGGGCAGGACGCCTTCGCCGCCACCGGCGGAGTTCACGCCGCCGGGGTCTTCACGCCCGGCGGGGAGCTCGCCCTGCTGCGCGAGGACGTCGGCCGCCACAACGCCGTGGACAAGGTGGTGGGCGCGCTCCTCGCCCGCGGCGAGCTCCCGGTGGGCGAGCGCTGCCTGGTGGTCAGCGGCCGCACCAGCTTCGAGATCCTCCAGAAGGCGATCCGGGCGGGCTTCCCGGTGGTCGCCGGCGTGGGGGCACCCTCGAACCTCGCCATCGAGCTCGCCCGCCGCTTCGGCCTCACCCTCCTGGGCTTCCTGCGAGAGGATGGCTTCAACGTCTACGCCGGAGAGGAGCGGGTGGAGTAGGCTAGCGGGGGGGTGAGAAAGAAGGGCGCCAGACCGGAGGAGATCCTCCCCTCCCTCGCCGAGAAGGGCGGGGTGCTCGGTGGAAGCGTGCGCGAGGTCTCTCGGGAGACCGGCGTCCCCGAGGCCGAGGTCTGGGGCGCGGGCACCTTCTACGGGCTGCTCGCCGAGCCGGGCGAGCGGGTGCGGGTCTGCGGCGGCCTCTCCTGCCACCTGGCCGGCACCGATCGCCTCTGCGACGACCTGCGGGCCGAGGGGCACACCGTCGAGCAGGTGAGCTGCCTGGGCCGCTGCGACCAGGCCCCCGCCGCCCTCGACCCCTCCCTCGAGCTCCTCTCGGGGGTC contains the following coding sequences:
- the fdhD gene encoding formate dehydrogenase accessory sulfurtransferase FdhD; its protein translation is MADGPVTEVEVQRHGREPGRREDRVVVEEPMEIRLEFGPLEARLGKSVSITMRTPGEDFELASGLLFSEGIIESAAELKGVERCGPPAAGRSESNVVKVSLSPEAEIDPVRLQRNLISSSACGVCGKASLEAVVPAEPVGPVPAGPRLSAATIQAWPARLREGQDAFAATGGVHAAGVFTPGGELALLREDVGRHNAVDKVVGALLARGELPVGERCLVVSGRTSFEILQKAIRAGFPVVAGVGAPSNLAIELARRFGLTLLGFLREDGFNVYAGEERVE